CAGGATGGAGCGAGCATCCGAGGGCGGGTGCCGTGCTCCGGGGAGGCCCGATGCGGATCCTGGTCGTCGACAACTACGACTCGTTCGTGTTCAACCTGGTGCAGTACCTGGGCCAGCTCGACACCGAGTGCGTGGTGCGCCGCAACGACGAGGTCGACCCGGCTGACCTCGACGGGCTGGGGGCCGACGGCGTCCTGCTCTCGCCGGGGCCGGGCACCCCGGAGGCGGCCGGGGTCAGCATCGCGATGGTGCACGCCTGCGCGGCGCGCCGGCTGCCGCTGTTCGGCGTGTGCCTGGGCCACCAGGCGCTCGGCGTCGCCCACGGCGCCACGGTCGACCGGGCGCCCGAGCTGCTGCACGGCAAGACCTCGGTGGTCCACCACGAGGGCGTCGGCGTGCTCGCGGACCTGCCCTCGCCGTTCACCGCCACCCGCTACCACTCGCTGGCGGTCGAGGAGAGCACCCTGCCGGCGGAGATCGAGGTGACCGCGCGCACTGACAGCGGCGTGGTCATGGCGATGCGGCACCGCGAGCTGCCGCTGGAGGGCGTGCAGTTCCACCCCGAGTCGGTGCTGACCCAGGGCGGGCACCTGATGCTCGCCCGCTGGCTGGAGATCTGCGGCGACGGGGGCGCGGCCATGCGCCTCGCCCCCGCCCTGGCGGCCGAGGTCGAGACCCTCCGCCTGGCCGCCTTCGCCTGACCCTTCCCCGGCCGGCCCCTCACCGGGACCGGCCCCACCGGCCGTCTTACCGGCCGGCCCCACCGCCGCCGCCGGCGGCGCCGGGCTGCTGACCGCCCGTGGGCGGCCCGCCTCCGGCCGGAGTGGTGGGCACCGCCGGCGGGGTCGTCGCCGGCGGGGTCGTCGGCTCGATGATCACCGGTGGGTCCTCGGTCGGCGGCGGGGTGGTGGCGGTCGCCGGCGGGGTGGTCGGTTGCTGGTTCTCCGCCGCGATGAAGATCTTCACCTTCGAGCCGCGGTTGACGGCGCCGCCGGACGGGCTCTGGTCGAAGACGGTGCCGGGCTGTTGAGAGTTGTTGACGCCGGTCTCCTGGACGGGGGTGAGGCCGTACCGCTGCAGCTCGGAGATGGCCGCCGCCGCGGCCTTGCCCGTCACGTTGGGCACGTTGACCGTCGAGCTGACCACCCAGATCGTGACCGTGCCGCCGGCGTCGACCGGGGACCCGGCCTCGGGGTCGGCCTTCTCGACCTTGCCCACGCCCTGGCTCGCCGCCTCGTAGTACGGCATCGCCGACACCTGTAGCCCGAGGCCGGTCAGCGCGTCCGTCGCCGCCTGCTGGCTCATCCCGACGATGTCGTTCGGAACGACCTGCTGGCCCGGCGCGCTCGCCACCGTGATGGAGATCGTGCCGTCCGCCGCGATGGTCTGGCCCTCGCCCGGGGAGATCTCCAGCACCGCGTCCGGCTTGACCTCCGTGCTCTCCTGGGTCTGCTTGTCGAAGTGCCCGGTGAAGCCCGAGCTCTGCAACCGGGCCACGACGGCGTCGTAGGGCTGGCCCTTCAGCCCGGACGGGATGGTGATCTCGGCCGCGGCGGTGTCGCCACCGTCGCCACCACCGCCGAGCAGGGAGGAGGCGAGCAGCGCGACCACCACGAAGACGACGACCGCGCCGAGCCCGGCGAGGACGAACTTCCAGGTCGACGAGCCCGCGCGGTCCTCGTCGGCGCCGGCGCCGGCGCGGTGGCCGGGGGGGCCGGCGTTGCCGTAGCGGTCGACCGGCCCGGTCTGGTCGAAACGGTCGTAGGACTGCCCACCGAGGCGGGTCTGCTCGCCGTAACCGTCGTCGTACCCGCCCGGCTCGTCGTAGCCGTCGTCGTAGCGGCCCTGGTAGCCGGTGCGGCCCTCGTACCGGTCGTCGTAGCCGCCGCGGGAGTTGCCGAGCAGCGCCGTGCCGGCCGTCCCCGCTCCGGTGTCGCCGAGCATCGTCTCGTCGCCCGCGCCCATCATCATGGCGTGCACGCGGTGCCCGCTCAGCGCGCGCTCGAGGTCTTCGCGCATCTCACCGGCGGTGGCGTACCGGTCGTCGGGGTCCTTCTCCATCGCCTTCAGGACGACCGCGTCGGCCTCGGGGGAGATCCGCGCGTCGTGGCTCGACGGCGGCGGCGGGATCTCCCGCACGTGCTGGTAGGCGACGGCGACCGGGTTGTCGCCGCGGAACGGCGGCTCGCCGGTGAGCAGCTCGTAGAGCAGCACGCCGGTGGAGTAGACGTCGCTGCGGGTGTCCACCCGGGCGCCACGGGCCTGCTCGGGGGAGAGGTACTGGGCCGTGCCGATCACGGCGGACGTCGCGGTCATGTTCGACGTCGTGGCGGTGGTGGCGCGGGCGATGCCGAAGTCCATCACCTTGGCCGAGCCGTCGGTGGCCAGCATCACGTTCGCGGGCTTGATGTCGCGGTGGATGATGCCCATCCGGTGGCTGTAGTCCAGCGCCGCGCAGATCTCCGCGGTGACCTGCATGGCGTGCCGCTCGTCGAGGGGGCCCTGCGCCTGCAGGACGTCCCGCAGGGTCTGGCCCTCGATGAACTCCATGACGATGTACGGGAGCTGGGTCCCGTTGATGACGTCCTCGCCGGTGTCGTACACCGAGACGATCGCCGGGTGGTTCAGCGAGGCCGAGGACTGCGCCTCCCGGCGGAACCGGGCGAGGAAGGTCGGGTCGCGGGCGAGGTCGGCGCGCAGCGTCTTGACCGCGACCTCGCGGCCGAGGCGGATGTCGCGCCCCCGGTAGACCTCGGCCATGCCGCCGTAGCCGATGCAGCCACCGAGCTCGTACCGCTCACCGACCAGTCTCGGTTGAGCGTCGTACCTGTCAGTTACATCGGTCACAGGCTGTCACCCGTCGTCGGCTCTGCAGCGCCGGCCACCACCGTGCCAGCCGCCTCGCCGGTCAGGCCGACGATCTCACCCGCTGTGGGTGTGAGATATAGCACATTTGGCGTGGCGACCGCCCCGTCCTCGGAGCCGCCCGCCTCGGCGACGGTACGGGTGATCACCGCCACCACCAGGACGGTGAGGAGCAGCAGCGCGATGAGTACCGGCAGCGGGAGGCGCCGGCGCTGGGCCGCGGCGCCCGGCCGGCGGTGCGCGACCCGGCCGCCCGGCCCGTCGCCCGGCGGGTCCGACCAGGACGGCGCCGGCTGGTAGAGCGTGTTGGCCGGATCACCGGGCCCGCCGTCCCGGTAGCCACCGCCGTCA
This Parafrankia discariae DNA region includes the following protein-coding sequences:
- a CDS encoding aminodeoxychorismate/anthranilate synthase component II, whose product is MRILVVDNYDSFVFNLVQYLGQLDTECVVRRNDEVDPADLDGLGADGVLLSPGPGTPEAAGVSIAMVHACAARRLPLFGVCLGHQALGVAHGATVDRAPELLHGKTSVVHHEGVGVLADLPSPFTATRYHSLAVEESTLPAEIEVTARTDSGVVMAMRHRELPLEGVQFHPESVLTQGGHLMLARWLEICGDGGAAMRLAPALAAEVETLRLAAFA
- the pknB gene encoding Stk1 family PASTA domain-containing Ser/Thr kinase, coding for MTDVTDRYDAQPRLVGERYELGGCIGYGGMAEVYRGRDIRLGREVAVKTLRADLARDPTFLARFRREAQSSASLNHPAIVSVYDTGEDVINGTQLPYIVMEFIEGQTLRDVLQAQGPLDERHAMQVTAEICAALDYSHRMGIIHRDIKPANVMLATDGSAKVMDFGIARATTATTSNMTATSAVIGTAQYLSPEQARGARVDTRSDVYSTGVLLYELLTGEPPFRGDNPVAVAYQHVREIPPPPSSHDARISPEADAVVLKAMEKDPDDRYATAGEMREDLERALSGHRVHAMMMGAGDETMLGDTGAGTAGTALLGNSRGGYDDRYEGRTGYQGRYDDGYDEPGGYDDGYGEQTRLGGQSYDRFDQTGPVDRYGNAGPPGHRAGAGADEDRAGSSTWKFVLAGLGAVVVFVVVALLASSLLGGGGDGGDTAAAEITIPSGLKGQPYDAVVARLQSSGFTGHFDKQTQESTEVKPDAVLEISPGEGQTIAADGTISITVASAPGQQVVPNDIVGMSQQAATDALTGLGLQVSAMPYYEAASQGVGKVEKADPEAGSPVDAGGTVTIWVVSSTVNVPNVTGKAAAAAISELQRYGLTPVQETGVNNSQQPGTVFDQSPSGGAVNRGSKVKIFIAAENQQPTTPPATATTPPPTEDPPVIIEPTTPPATTPPAVPTTPAGGGPPTGGQQPGAAGGGGGAGR